A part of Actinobaculum sp. 313 genomic DNA contains:
- a CDS encoding YggT family protein, with translation MHLVFATLAALCSLYVFVLFVRVVFDVVMTAARDWRPTGFFLVAANLTYRLTDPPLRLLAKYIPPLRFGGVQLDMGFLVLFFGVQILSMVFRSMA, from the coding sequence ATGCACCTGGTTTTTGCCACTCTCGCGGCACTGTGCAGCCTGTACGTTTTTGTGCTTTTCGTCCGCGTGGTCTTCGACGTCGTTATGACGGCCGCACGGGATTGGCGTCCAACGGGTTTCTTCCTGGTCGCGGCTAATCTCACGTACCGGCTGACGGATCCGCCGCTGCGTCTTCTGGCCAAGTACATTCCGCCACTTCGTTTTGGAGGGGTGCAGCTGGATATGGGATTCTTGGTACTCTTTTTCGGGGTGCAGATTCTTTCCATGGTCTTTCGGAGCATGGCATAG
- the murC gene encoding UDP-N-acetylmuramate--L-alanine ligase codes for MTANGEETNLDHGTGANADNTLQGTRFYLIGIGGAGMSVLAELLAAQGAVVSGSDARESAATRHIRGLGLTVNIGHEAAAVPADGIVVVSSAIRDSNPELATARARGQRVIHRSQALALAASGRDFVAVAGAHGKTTTSAMLAFCLQHLGYEPSWAIGSSITGLGAGGHLGSGSVLVAEADESDASFLNYAPRIAIVTNVEPDHLDHYGTREAFEEAFAEFSRRLVPGGLLIACADDDGATRLARVAIGEGKRVLTYGVGEGVLGACGHVRVTGAADGPTLQRLDNEEHRAASSFITNAAVLDDGRGAIRLGLAVPGEHNLLNAAAAWAAGVELGAARQDMAAALGHFQGTSRRFEVRGAAHGVTVIDDYAHHPTEVAATMRAARRRAGRGAVRVLFQPHLYSRTERFAARFAEALTLADDVVVTSVYGAREDPVPDVDGFLITDQMAGKRRFIPDRMEAAYVIADAAEPGDLVLTVGAGDVTELAAVILDRIGAP; via the coding sequence ATGACGGCGAACGGTGAGGAGACGAATCTGGACCATGGCACCGGAGCTAACGCCGATAACACACTGCAGGGAACACGGTTTTACCTGATTGGGATCGGCGGCGCGGGAATGTCCGTACTAGCTGAACTATTGGCAGCCCAGGGAGCCGTTGTTTCGGGTTCTGACGCCCGCGAGTCCGCTGCGACGAGGCATATCCGAGGGTTGGGGCTGACGGTGAATATCGGCCATGAAGCTGCTGCTGTGCCGGCCGATGGCATTGTTGTAGTTTCTTCTGCGATTCGGGATTCGAACCCGGAGCTTGCTACCGCACGCGCCCGGGGGCAGCGAGTCATCCACCGCTCCCAGGCGCTTGCCCTGGCGGCCTCGGGCAGGGATTTCGTGGCAGTTGCCGGTGCTCACGGTAAAACAACGACGTCGGCCATGCTCGCCTTTTGCCTGCAGCACTTGGGTTATGAGCCTTCATGGGCGATCGGCTCGTCCATCACCGGTCTTGGAGCGGGAGGCCACCTTGGTTCCGGCTCGGTGTTGGTGGCGGAGGCAGACGAATCGGATGCGTCTTTCTTGAACTATGCTCCGCGAATTGCGATTGTCACGAATGTGGAGCCCGATCATCTCGACCACTACGGCACTCGCGAGGCATTCGAGGAGGCTTTCGCTGAGTTCTCGCGACGGCTGGTGCCCGGAGGACTGCTCATAGCCTGCGCCGACGACGACGGAGCGACCCGTTTGGCTCGTGTGGCCATTGGCGAGGGCAAAAGGGTGTTGACATACGGCGTCGGCGAGGGGGTACTTGGGGCCTGTGGACACGTGAGAGTCACCGGTGCGGCCGACGGGCCGACTCTCCAGAGGCTGGATAACGAGGAGCACCGGGCTGCGAGTTCATTCATAACCAACGCAGCGGTCCTGGATGACGGGCGCGGTGCAATACGCCTTGGCCTAGCAGTACCGGGTGAACACAACTTGCTCAACGCCGCCGCTGCTTGGGCGGCTGGAGTAGAGCTGGGAGCTGCCCGGCAGGACATGGCCGCAGCACTCGGGCATTTCCAAGGGACGAGCCGACGGTTCGAGGTGCGCGGGGCCGCCCATGGAGTTACTGTGATCGACGATTACGCGCACCATCCAACGGAAGTGGCAGCGACGATGCGAGCAGCGCGGCGCCGCGCGGGCCGGGGAGCGGTCCGGGTGTTATTCCAACCGCATCTCTACTCCCGCACCGAGCGTTTCGCAGCGCGCTTTGCGGAGGCGTTGACTTTGGCGGACGACGTCGTCGTGACCTCCGTCTACGGTGCACGGGAAGATCCGGTTCCCGACGTTGACGGATTCCTCATCACGGATCAGATGGCCGGGAAGAGGCGTTTTATCCCTGACAGGATGGAGGCGGCGTACGTGATCGCGGATGCGGCCGAGCCCGGAGATTTGGTCCTGACCGTCGGTGCCGGCGACGTAACCGAGTTAGCTGCAGTCATACTAGACAGGATCGGCGCCCCATGA
- a CDS encoding polyphenol oxidase family protein: protein MQSLVDWAETITGDNWVTRAGFTSRQGGFSRGPYAGLNLGFHVADDPDAVAANRRALAEELGVEPVWMDQVHGKHIGRAVKPGRTLTATDGAILSFADLGIAEQVYFRDKRKASVSGAESFAPSLANPGGGDASGMHRVAACVMVADCVPLLLLSLSSPVGAVVHVGRAGLLADIAMHAVTELSALTEVEDLVATIGPAICGQCYEVPAQMRDAAALQCPECVAETRWGTPSIDIPAGLHAQLARAGVPEIRHDRRCTFEAPSLFSHRRDGGVTGRFVGIVEVATRPGSLTNPGAAVA from the coding sequence ATGCAATCTCTTGTTGACTGGGCGGAGACAATCACCGGTGACAACTGGGTGACTCGCGCCGGTTTCACATCCCGGCAAGGGGGCTTCTCGCGCGGTCCATATGCCGGGCTGAATCTCGGGTTCCACGTGGCCGACGATCCGGACGCTGTGGCGGCGAACAGGCGTGCCCTAGCCGAAGAACTAGGAGTCGAGCCGGTCTGGATGGACCAGGTCCACGGCAAGCACATAGGGCGCGCGGTTAAACCGGGCCGGACGTTGACAGCCACGGATGGTGCGATTCTTAGCTTCGCCGATCTTGGCATCGCCGAACAGGTGTACTTCCGCGACAAGCGGAAAGCTTCGGTGAGCGGCGCGGAATCGTTTGCTCCAAGCCTCGCAAACCCTGGCGGAGGCGATGCGTCCGGTATGCACCGAGTTGCTGCATGCGTCATGGTGGCTGACTGTGTGCCGCTTCTCCTACTTTCACTGAGTTCTCCCGTAGGTGCGGTTGTCCACGTAGGTCGCGCCGGCCTTCTTGCCGACATTGCGATGCATGCTGTCACTGAACTGTCGGCTCTAACCGAGGTGGAGGACCTCGTCGCGACAATAGGCCCGGCAATTTGCGGACAGTGCTATGAAGTGCCCGCCCAGATGCGTGATGCCGCCGCCCTGCAATGCCCGGAGTGCGTGGCTGAGACGAGGTGGGGTACCCCATCGATCGATATTCCAGCCGGTCTTCATGCGCAGCTCGCCCGAGCGGGAGTTCCCGAGATTCGGCACGACCGGCGCTGTACCTTTGAGGCTCCCTCTTTGTTCTCGCATCGGCGCGATGGTGGAGTGACCGGACGCTTCGTCGGCATTGTGGAAGTTGCGACACGCCCGGGCAGCCTCACGAATCCTGGTGCCGCCGTCGCTTAG
- the murD gene encoding UDP-N-acetylmuramoyl-L-alanine--D-glutamate ligase produces the protein MDDGRNPRPRRAGGRAIGNVGNPAVCETSRTDEEAPQAFALELSSFQLRTTHAMSPLASVCLNLADDHLEWHGSRTAYRNAKARIYEHTQQACLYPADDAVVQEMVDEADVIEGARAIGMTPGLPAVGMIGVVDGIVVDRAFGKKRWTEGIELFEIADIAHLASAGAALPEHILRDAIAAASLARAAGVEPGVIRDALRDFSSGGHRLELVNSVDGVRYVDDSKATNAHAARASLQAQEDRSVVWIVGGQAKGAQFDELVASQRGKLRSVVVIGVDQEPWRQALDGIDIPVVWIAPDARDPMEQAVKAAQQLAAGWGTVLLAPACASLDQFSSYAQRGELFATAARELHG, from the coding sequence ATCGATGACGGCCGCAATCCTCGACCGCGCAGGGCTGGGGGCAGAGCGATCGGTAACGTCGGCAATCCGGCTGTTTGCGAGACTTCCCGTACCGATGAGGAGGCGCCGCAGGCCTTTGCCCTCGAACTGTCATCCTTCCAATTGCGTACAACCCACGCCATGTCGCCGCTGGCGTCGGTGTGTCTCAATCTCGCCGATGACCATTTGGAATGGCATGGCAGCCGCACCGCATATCGCAATGCCAAGGCGCGCATCTACGAGCACACACAACAGGCGTGTCTGTACCCGGCCGACGACGCCGTCGTGCAAGAGATGGTTGACGAGGCCGACGTTATCGAGGGGGCACGTGCCATTGGGATGACACCAGGTCTTCCTGCCGTGGGGATGATCGGAGTTGTCGATGGCATTGTGGTTGATCGCGCCTTCGGTAAGAAGCGGTGGACCGAAGGAATTGAGCTGTTCGAGATCGCCGATATCGCGCATTTGGCGTCGGCGGGGGCTGCTCTTCCGGAGCATATTCTGCGCGATGCTATCGCCGCCGCGTCCCTGGCACGAGCAGCGGGCGTGGAGCCAGGCGTGATTCGGGATGCTTTGCGTGATTTCTCCTCTGGTGGGCATCGACTTGAACTAGTCAACAGCGTGGATGGTGTGCGTTACGTGGATGACTCGAAGGCCACTAATGCCCATGCGGCTCGCGCTTCGCTGCAAGCCCAGGAAGACCGGAGCGTGGTATGGATCGTAGGCGGTCAGGCGAAAGGTGCGCAGTTCGACGAGTTAGTGGCCAGCCAACGCGGCAAACTACGGAGTGTCGTTGTTATAGGCGTCGACCAGGAGCCGTGGCGGCAGGCGCTAGATGGTATTGACATACCGGTGGTATGGATTGCGCCAGACGCGCGTGATCCGATGGAGCAGGCCGTGAAGGCAGCGCAACAGCTGGCGGCGGGATGGGGCACCGTCCTGTTGGCACCCGCTTGCGCTTCCCTGGACCAGTTCTCCTCCTATGCGCAACGCGGCGAACTCTTTGCCACAGCGGCTCGGGAGCTACATGGCTGA
- a CDS encoding FtsQ-type POTRA domain-containing protein, with translation MRQPHVPRRPERLTATGRQSARGEQNASPEQDSVPTAALSPDEATDLPADVVDLDEQVAPGSHTNVKDRGRLRAGGSPARRTKAGGSALVGGLRRATATDSEPDSTVSVSHTSDDQKPARRGILSRLPRSTRASADELSERRRERAAETHRRRVKRAGIGAGAFGMVVLLGWVLFFSPLLACRNVTVSGIGEDSAVTEEQVKESLSAYDGTSLLRLRAGEVEDHLTNTIPLVRDATVTRDFPHTLRVRVTLREPVACLMVDGACVAIDAEGVHLDLPADSADALPRLTLPSGQNEAGNVATLMIDVLGALDSETRGRVASVSVSSADQVTLTLTDGATVLWGDGEDNELKAQVLGMLMKNTTTASHYDVSVPLSPMTSD, from the coding sequence ATGAGGCAACCACATGTTCCACGTCGCCCGGAGAGACTCACTGCGACCGGGAGGCAGTCGGCCCGCGGGGAACAGAACGCTTCCCCAGAGCAGGACTCGGTTCCAACCGCTGCATTAAGCCCCGATGAAGCGACGGATTTGCCTGCGGATGTGGTAGATCTTGACGAGCAGGTAGCGCCCGGCAGCCACACGAATGTGAAGGATAGGGGGCGGCTGCGCGCGGGAGGTTCACCGGCGCGACGCACTAAGGCGGGTGGCTCGGCCCTCGTGGGTGGCCTGCGACGGGCGACGGCCACTGACTCGGAGCCTGACAGCACAGTGTCGGTCAGTCATACGAGCGACGATCAGAAACCTGCCAGGCGCGGCATTCTCTCGCGTCTTCCTCGCTCCACGAGGGCATCAGCGGATGAACTCTCGGAACGACGGCGTGAGCGGGCTGCCGAGACGCATAGGCGCCGGGTGAAACGAGCCGGTATTGGCGCCGGTGCTTTTGGCATGGTTGTTCTGCTGGGCTGGGTGTTGTTTTTCTCGCCTTTGCTCGCCTGCCGCAACGTGACGGTGTCTGGCATTGGCGAGGACTCGGCCGTGACCGAAGAGCAGGTGAAGGAATCTCTTTCGGCCTACGACGGCACCTCTTTGCTGCGCCTGCGCGCGGGTGAGGTGGAGGATCACCTCACAAACACGATCCCCCTTGTTCGGGATGCAACAGTAACTCGTGACTTCCCGCATACGCTGCGGGTTCGCGTGACCTTACGGGAACCCGTTGCCTGCCTCATGGTTGATGGCGCGTGCGTGGCGATAGACGCAGAAGGAGTCCATCTTGATCTTCCCGCCGACAGCGCTGATGCCCTGCCGCGCTTGACACTGCCGTCTGGGCAGAACGAGGCCGGAAATGTAGCGACTCTCATGATCGATGTTCTTGGTGCTCTCGATTCGGAGACACGGGGGCGGGTTGCGAGTGTGTCGGTGAGCTCGGCCGATCAAGTGACGCTCACATTGACCGACGGCGCGACCGTACTGTGGGGTGATGGTGAGGATAATGAGCTGAAGGCCCAGGTGCTCGGCATGCTGATGAAGAATACGACAACTGCCTCGCACTACGATGTCTCGGTTCCTCTCTCGCCCATGACAAGCGACTGA
- a CDS encoding cell division protein SepF produces MGMFQRFVDKATLSDDAYDEYGDEGFEDEYLDEGLEEEAADVTPIRSVASAPDLARIVTVWPKTFNDVQGFADQFRKGLPVILNLSGAEESARYRIVDFALGVCYGLHGHLNQISGDVLLMTPRTVKMETHRPEQADRF; encoded by the coding sequence ATGGGAATGTTCCAGCGCTTCGTCGATAAAGCAACACTGAGTGACGACGCCTACGACGAGTATGGCGATGAGGGCTTCGAAGATGAGTACCTTGACGAAGGTCTTGAGGAAGAGGCGGCGGATGTGACGCCGATCCGGTCCGTGGCATCGGCGCCAGACCTGGCTCGTATCGTCACGGTGTGGCCGAAGACGTTCAACGATGTGCAGGGATTTGCCGACCAGTTCCGTAAGGGCCTTCCGGTTATCTTGAACCTGTCGGGAGCGGAGGAGTCCGCCCGGTACCGCATCGTTGACTTCGCCCTTGGCGTTTGCTACGGGCTGCACGGCCATCTCAATCAGATTTCCGGGGATGTCCTGCTGATGACGCCGCGCACGGTGAAAATGGAGACGCACCGACCGGAGCAGGCTGACCGGTTCTAA
- a CDS encoding DivIVA domain-containing protein, translated as MALLTEQDVVNMRFKNSQPNEEGYDQDEVDFFLDEVADTIAQLTKSNAELENKVKVAEARVTELENAQHAVPTQQAEAPDSATSTSSFAPQVGGADAQTATGMLALAQQLHDQYINDGKAESERIVAEATTKGQQIVAEAEEQHNRTLTQLEQERGLLERKISELRDFERDYRTRLKSYLESLLSNVESSAASEGAQH; from the coding sequence ATGGCGCTGCTCACGGAACAAGATGTCGTCAACATGCGCTTTAAGAACTCGCAGCCGAACGAGGAAGGCTATGACCAGGACGAGGTCGACTTCTTCCTTGACGAGGTTGCGGATACTATTGCGCAACTGACGAAGTCGAATGCTGAGCTTGAGAACAAGGTAAAGGTCGCCGAGGCTCGCGTGACCGAGTTGGAGAATGCTCAACACGCTGTACCGACCCAGCAGGCGGAGGCTCCGGATTCGGCGACGTCGACCTCGTCCTTCGCACCGCAAGTCGGTGGCGCCGACGCTCAGACGGCCACAGGAATGCTCGCGCTGGCACAACAGCTGCATGATCAGTACATCAATGACGGAAAGGCAGAGTCGGAGCGCATCGTCGCCGAAGCCACTACCAAGGGGCAGCAGATTGTTGCCGAGGCCGAAGAGCAGCACAACCGCACGCTCACTCAACTTGAGCAGGAGCGCGGTCTGCTGGAGCGCAAGATCTCCGAGCTGCGCGACTTCGAGCGCGACTACCGTACGCGCTTGAAGAGCTATCTCGAGTCACTGCTGAGCAATGTGGAGTCCTCGGCGGCCTCGGAAGGTGCACAGCACTGA
- a CDS encoding RluA family pseudouridine synthase has protein sequence MSERRYYPVPDGLEGGRVDAVLATMTGMSRSTVARLIDAGEVRVDGATPSRSQRVVAGQTLEIDVPTPPSIEPVPTPADLPIVYEDEDIVVVNKPAGLAAHPSLNFVGPDVLGALLALGRQLTVSGPAERKGIVHRLDVGTSGCMVVAKSDRAYSALKRAFRDREVTKVYHALVQGHPDPSTGTIDAPIGRDYRHQWKMGVRQDGRHAVTHYRTLEAMAGGSLLEIQLETGRTHQIRVHMAAVGHPCVGDEMYGADPSLSARLGLNRQWLHATRLGFEHPGTGTWVEFTSPYAPELEEALSAMRGGVFR, from the coding sequence ATGAGTGAGCGTCGATACTATCCGGTTCCAGACGGGCTGGAGGGCGGAAGGGTTGACGCGGTTCTCGCGACCATGACCGGAATGTCGCGCAGTACGGTTGCTCGGCTCATTGACGCCGGAGAGGTCCGCGTCGATGGTGCGACACCCTCTCGTTCGCAACGAGTTGTTGCCGGTCAGACTCTCGAGATCGATGTGCCGACGCCACCATCGATTGAGCCCGTTCCGACTCCGGCAGATCTGCCGATTGTGTATGAAGATGAGGACATTGTCGTCGTTAACAAGCCAGCGGGATTGGCGGCCCACCCCTCTTTGAACTTCGTCGGCCCCGATGTTCTTGGCGCCTTGCTGGCATTGGGGAGACAGTTGACGGTCTCCGGACCCGCAGAGCGCAAGGGCATTGTGCATCGCCTGGATGTGGGTACATCGGGATGCATGGTGGTCGCAAAGTCTGATCGTGCATACAGTGCACTGAAGCGCGCTTTTCGTGATAGAGAAGTGACCAAGGTATACCACGCTCTTGTACAGGGACATCCCGATCCGAGTACCGGGACGATTGATGCGCCAATTGGCCGCGATTACCGCCATCAGTGGAAGATGGGTGTACGGCAAGACGGGCGGCACGCCGTGACACACTATCGCACGCTGGAAGCAATGGCCGGCGGCTCATTGCTTGAGATTCAGCTCGAGACCGGGCGCACCCACCAGATTCGAGTGCATATGGCAGCGGTCGGTCATCCATGTGTGGGTGACGAAATGTATGGTGCCGACCCGAGTTTGTCGGCGCGGCTCGGATTGAATCGGCAGTGGCTGCACGCGACGCGGCTTGGCTTTGAGCATCCCGGCACGGGCACCTGGGTGGAGTTCACGTCGCCGTATGCACCCGAGTTGGAAGAAGCTCTCAGCGCAATGCGTGGTGGAGTGTTTCGGTAG
- a CDS encoding GNAT family N-acetyltransferase, protein MSEDETRMVETKGAPHVEVVTDESGLRRCWDIRMEVFVHEQNVPPEEEIDALDTDLSTVHLIATVDGVDVGTLRVLPEKPGYCHIGRVAVRRAARATGIGYALMSYAERVALDRCADSDGVVIALSSQEQAVGFYEKCGYRLLAGERYLDAGIWHRDMQKTLRIGAAKGDRVDEPD, encoded by the coding sequence ATGAGTGAGGACGAAACGCGCATGGTAGAGACCAAAGGCGCCCCACATGTTGAAGTTGTGACAGACGAGAGCGGATTGCGGCGTTGCTGGGACATCCGCATGGAAGTGTTCGTCCACGAGCAGAATGTGCCGCCGGAGGAGGAAATCGATGCCCTAGACACCGATCTCTCCACTGTGCACCTCATCGCCACCGTAGACGGCGTTGACGTGGGGACATTGCGGGTGCTTCCGGAAAAGCCCGGTTACTGCCATATTGGGCGGGTTGCAGTTCGCAGAGCAGCACGCGCCACCGGCATTGGTTATGCCTTGATGAGTTACGCGGAACGCGTGGCACTAGACCGCTGCGCGGATAGCGACGGCGTCGTTATTGCCTTGTCCTCTCAGGAACAGGCCGTCGGCTTCTACGAGAAATGTGGTTATCGCCTCCTTGCGGGAGAACGCTATCTTGACGCGGGGATTTGGCACCGCGACATGCAGAAGACGCTGCGCATCGGTGCGGCGAAAGGTGACCGAGTCG
- the lspA gene encoding signal peptidase II: MKREYWVLGAACGIATVAADQLTKQWALGTLSDGHTIPVLGRALSLRLLYNPGAAFSLGENATIVFTVVAALVVIILPIWVYRTTSRAWMAVIGVVWGGALGNLIDRLVRPPAIARGHVVDFIAYGDLFVGNVADIALVVGIAALVVLMLRGTPLTTADTSGTNQLTEGEANPEGSAAGATIKSDVDGDAGQRTAGPQGTDSGKTDEFDSAEPRQADSAAQTDEDDGRSSEPEVSKVRHE; the protein is encoded by the coding sequence GTGAAGCGCGAGTACTGGGTGTTGGGCGCGGCTTGCGGTATCGCCACGGTCGCCGCCGACCAGTTGACTAAGCAATGGGCGCTAGGCACCCTGAGCGATGGACACACGATTCCGGTGTTGGGGCGGGCGCTGTCCTTGCGCCTGCTCTACAATCCGGGTGCGGCCTTCTCTCTGGGGGAGAATGCCACTATCGTGTTCACTGTTGTCGCGGCGCTGGTGGTCATTATTCTGCCTATCTGGGTATATCGGACGACATCGCGCGCTTGGATGGCGGTTATCGGCGTTGTCTGGGGCGGCGCTTTAGGCAATCTCATTGACCGTTTGGTCCGCCCGCCGGCGATCGCTCGTGGCCACGTCGTCGATTTCATTGCCTACGGTGATCTCTTCGTGGGAAATGTCGCCGATATTGCGCTGGTGGTTGGCATTGCTGCACTTGTTGTTTTGATGCTGCGGGGCACACCGCTCACAACAGCGGATACAAGCGGTACAAACCAGTTGACGGAAGGGGAGGCGAACCCGGAGGGCAGCGCGGCGGGGGCGACTATCAAGAGCGACGTCGATGGCGACGCCGGGCAGCGGACGGCAGGTCCGCAGGGAACCGATTCTGGGAAGACGGACGAGTTCGATTCCGCGGAGCCGAGACAGGCCGATTCTGCCGCTCAGACGGATGAGGACGACGGTCGGTCGTCTGAGCCGGAGGTGTCGAAGGTACGCCATGAGTGA
- a CDS encoding FtsW/RodA/SpoVE family cell cycle protein: MAEEQQTGVMRQAIITIVVATGVLLVLGVVMVFSATAPSAIHYARLNGTSNTFATAVSQLVYAVGGLVIGVLAAFVPMRLYERLALPIFAMGILLQLLVRTPLGHTVAGNTNWLRFGNFSVQPSEFLKLATIVWLAAALARLLPERIELRNLAWPATASAAGAISAVLLGGDMGTAMVVALICVGMFWLAGAPGKYFWGVAGAAVLLASVLVAAKPDRLARVSDYLSNLFSLPDGLNPSQADFALWAFGSGGVGGSGLGTGAEKWPGNLAEAQNDFIFAVVGEELGMGGCLVVVAMFMLLGWGLLRICVHHPARFARLACGGVAIWLCGQALANMLVVTGVLPVFGVPLPFISQGGSAVVACLLAVGVGLSCTLAVPGVRSSLRPQRNIAHRARAVLKRGSHD, from the coding sequence ATGGCTGAGGAACAGCAGACGGGCGTTATGCGGCAGGCGATCATCACGATTGTCGTGGCAACAGGTGTGCTGCTTGTGCTGGGCGTGGTCATGGTCTTTTCGGCCACGGCGCCATCGGCAATTCACTATGCGCGGCTCAACGGCACCTCAAACACTTTCGCGACTGCGGTCAGTCAGCTCGTCTACGCGGTAGGGGGCCTGGTTATCGGCGTTCTGGCCGCGTTCGTGCCGATGCGGTTGTATGAGAGGCTCGCTCTGCCCATCTTTGCGATGGGGATTCTGCTCCAGTTGTTGGTGCGTACGCCACTGGGACATACGGTGGCGGGCAACACGAACTGGTTACGTTTCGGAAACTTCTCGGTACAGCCTTCGGAGTTTCTGAAACTGGCGACTATTGTGTGGCTGGCCGCCGCGCTCGCTCGCCTGCTCCCGGAGAGGATTGAGCTGCGTAACCTGGCGTGGCCAGCAACTGCCTCGGCGGCTGGTGCTATCAGTGCCGTGCTTTTGGGTGGCGACATGGGAACGGCTATGGTCGTCGCCCTGATCTGCGTGGGTATGTTTTGGCTCGCGGGAGCGCCGGGGAAGTACTTCTGGGGTGTGGCGGGTGCCGCCGTTCTTCTCGCCTCAGTACTGGTGGCGGCCAAACCCGACCGTTTGGCGCGCGTATCCGACTACTTGAGCAACCTGTTCTCATTGCCTGACGGTCTCAATCCCAGCCAGGCGGATTTCGCCTTATGGGCCTTCGGGTCGGGTGGTGTCGGTGGGTCCGGTCTGGGAACCGGGGCTGAGAAATGGCCTGGCAACTTGGCGGAGGCGCAAAACGACTTCATCTTCGCCGTCGTCGGTGAAGAACTCGGCATGGGCGGCTGCCTAGTTGTGGTAGCGATGTTCATGTTGCTTGGATGGGGTCTCCTGCGTATCTGTGTACACCATCCGGCGCGTTTCGCGCGGCTGGCATGCGGTGGCGTTGCGATCTGGCTGTGTGGCCAAGCGCTGGCTAATATGTTGGTCGTCACGGGCGTGTTGCCGGTGTTCGGCGTGCCGCTTCCCTTCATATCGCAGGGCGGATCGGCAGTAGTGGCCTGTCTGCTTGCCGTGGGGGTCGGCCTGTCCTGCACGTTGGCGGTTCCCGGCGTGCGAAGTTCCTTGCGGCCACAACGCAATATCGCCCATCGTGCCCGTGCTGTTCTGAAGAGAGGCTCTCATGACTAG
- the murG gene encoding undecaprenyldiphospho-muramoylpentapeptide beta-N-acetylglucosaminyltransferase has translation MTSIILAGGGTAGHVNPLLATALTLREMGLDVRAVGTADGLEKDLVPTAGFELFAIERVPFPRRPGRAALTFPARFRRAISQAEDVLDGVSVAVGFGGFASTPVYAAAKRRGIPVVIHEQNAKPGLANRYGARFAHAVALTFPSTPLRARRGVTQTVGLPLRPAIATLAAQRAMQTGAGRTRAAQRLGLDPTRATLVVTGGSLGAQHLNEVVTAALDAITAADIQVLHLTGRGKDGPVRQAVADKSNYVVLDYLAEMEDAYAAADLVLCRSGAGTVAELGALGLPAVFVPLAVGNGEQARNASDLVAAGGAKLINDREFTVERFIHDVLALVADKNRLDAMGAAARETSPLDGAGRLAQIIADVGEAYDGER, from the coding sequence ATGACTAGCATTATTTTGGCCGGTGGAGGCACCGCCGGGCATGTCAACCCGCTGTTGGCTACGGCGCTGACGTTGCGGGAGATGGGGCTGGACGTTCGTGCGGTTGGAACTGCGGACGGTCTCGAGAAGGATCTTGTGCCGACGGCCGGCTTTGAGCTTTTTGCCATTGAGCGGGTTCCGTTTCCGCGTCGTCCGGGAAGGGCGGCTCTGACGTTCCCGGCGCGTTTTCGGCGCGCAATTTCGCAGGCGGAGGACGTCCTCGACGGTGTGTCGGTTGCGGTTGGCTTCGGCGGTTTCGCCTCGACGCCGGTGTATGCGGCGGCCAAGAGGCGTGGTATCCCCGTGGTCATCCACGAACAGAATGCCAAACCGGGCCTGGCGAATCGCTATGGCGCGCGCTTTGCGCACGCTGTTGCCTTGACATTTCCGTCCACGCCGCTGCGCGCGCGGCGTGGGGTGACACAGACCGTTGGACTGCCACTTCGCCCCGCCATCGCCACCCTCGCCGCGCAGCGCGCTATGCAAACTGGTGCGGGGCGGACGCGTGCGGCCCAAAGGCTCGGCCTGGACCCAACTCGAGCCACCCTAGTCGTTACCGGAGGCTCTTTGGGAGCTCAACATCTTAACGAGGTGGTGACCGCAGCCCTTGACGCCATTACCGCCGCCGATATTCAGGTGTTGCATTTGACCGGGCGCGGGAAGGACGGACCGGTGCGGCAGGCCGTCGCCGATAAGAGTAACTACGTCGTGCTCGATTATCTGGCAGAGATGGAGGATGCGTATGCTGCCGCAGATCTGGTACTCTGCCGCTCCGGGGCGGGTACGGTCGCAGAACTAGGAGCTCTCGGACTTCCGGCGGTTTTTGTGCCGCTGGCGGTTGGCAATGGCGAGCAGGCACGCAACGCTTCAGATCTGGTGGCGGCTGGTGGTGCCAAGCTAATCAATGATCGAGAGTTCACCGTAGAGCGTTTTATTCACGATGTGCTTGCACTTGTGGCCGATAAGAACCGGCTGGACGCTATGGGTGCCGCAGCACGTGAAACGAGTCCTTTGGACGGGGCCGGACGCCTCGCACAGATCATTGCGGATGTGGGAGAAGCATATGACGGCGAACGGTGA